One part of the Mariniblastus fucicola genome encodes these proteins:
- a CDS encoding DUF2237 family protein, whose product MALPKNVLGTELECCCTDPMTGFYRDGFCRTGMGDHGVHTVCAIMTEEFLKFSKEAGNDLSTPMPEYKFPGLKAGDKWCLCASRWQEAYDAGMAPNVVLEATHMSSVEFADLDALKEFAVEEC is encoded by the coding sequence ATGGCGCTTCCGAAAAACGTTCTGGGCACTGAACTTGAGTGCTGCTGTACGGATCCGATGACAGGTTTTTACCGCGATGGCTTTTGCCGAACTGGCATGGGGGATCATGGTGTGCACACGGTTTGCGCGATCATGACGGAGGAGTTTCTGAAGTTCTCCAAAGAGGCGGGCAATGATTTGTCGACGCCGATGCCGGAGTATAAATTTCCGGGGCTCAAGGCGGGCGACAAGTGGTGTCTTTGTGCGTCGCGTTGGCAGGAAGCGTACGACGCCGGGATGGCGCCAAATGTTGTCCTGGAGGCCACGCATATGTCGAGTGTCGAGTTTGCGGATCTTGATGCTTTGAAAGAGTTTGCCGTTGAAGAGTGTTGA
- a CDS encoding AAA family ATPase, with translation MIKRIELVNFMSHRHTVIEPAAGLTVLVGPNNCGKSAIVTALQILCHNDNSTYVLRHGAKECRIIVETDDGHRIEWIRKKSGSPSYKINCKDFDRLNKKESDVWDELKKTLRLPRVEFDNNKFDVHIGEQRNPVFLLGDKGKGAAQFFASSSDAIRLVEMQDLHKRQTAENKRERKRLATQQTQVTEAIECLESVPEVDAAIGKIEEQYAVLKTEEAKTARLDQALADLTLRQKETKRFAAINSALQALPQPPQFSNPASLQKLIEQIGIERASVKKSQALQSALQSLTKPPTFGNPASLQKLIEQLRSEQNSIRKSSSLKATFNSLTKPPAFSDSESLRTKLRSIRKLRRTVAKLSAEQQLLSKVQEPPESKDSETVSALAKCIVDLRTEIESCNEVRAKLKQAQQQLGQAKAEIEQWVYENPGCPTCGSEISADVILSGGHQHG, from the coding sequence GTGATCAAACGGATTGAACTTGTCAACTTCATGTCGCACCGGCATACCGTCATCGAACCGGCGGCCGGTCTGACGGTTCTTGTTGGCCCCAACAACTGCGGCAAATCCGCGATCGTCACCGCCCTGCAGATCCTCTGCCACAACGACAACTCCACCTACGTCTTGCGGCACGGCGCCAAAGAATGCCGCATCATTGTCGAAACCGATGACGGGCATCGCATCGAATGGATTCGCAAAAAAAGCGGATCGCCCAGCTATAAAATCAACTGCAAAGATTTCGATCGGCTCAACAAGAAAGAAAGCGACGTCTGGGACGAGCTGAAGAAAACGCTTCGTCTACCGCGTGTCGAGTTCGACAACAATAAATTCGACGTTCACATCGGTGAGCAACGAAATCCCGTGTTCCTGCTGGGCGATAAAGGCAAGGGTGCCGCCCAGTTTTTCGCTTCGTCCTCGGACGCGATTCGTCTGGTCGAAATGCAGGACTTGCACAAACGGCAAACGGCCGAAAACAAACGTGAACGAAAACGCCTGGCCACGCAACAAACCCAAGTCACCGAGGCGATCGAGTGTCTCGAATCGGTCCCGGAAGTCGACGCCGCGATTGGCAAGATCGAAGAACAATACGCAGTGCTCAAAACCGAAGAAGCCAAAACCGCTCGGCTGGATCAGGCTCTTGCGGACCTGACGCTTCGCCAGAAAGAAACCAAACGCTTCGCGGCGATCAATTCCGCATTGCAAGCTCTGCCCCAACCGCCGCAGTTCAGCAATCCTGCTTCGCTGCAGAAACTGATTGAGCAAATCGGCATCGAACGTGCTTCGGTCAAAAAAAGTCAGGCACTACAGTCTGCGCTTCAATCGCTCACCAAACCGCCGACCTTTGGCAATCCGGCCTCTCTGCAAAAACTGATTGAACAACTCCGATCCGAGCAAAATTCGATTCGCAAAAGTTCTTCGTTGAAGGCCACGTTCAATTCGCTGACCAAGCCTCCTGCTTTCTCCGATTCTGAATCGCTAAGGACGAAGCTTCGATCGATTCGCAAGCTGCGCAGAACCGTCGCCAAACTTTCGGCCGAGCAACAGTTGCTTTCCAAAGTCCAAGAACCTCCCGAATCCAAAGATTCCGAAACTGTTTCAGCACTTGCGAAATGCATCGTCGATCTTCGCACGGAAATCGAGTCCTGCAATGAAGTTCGCGCGAAACTGAAACAGGCTCAACAGCAACTCGGCCAGGCAAAGGCGGAAATCGAACAGTGGGTTTACGAAAACCCTGGCTGCCCGACTTGCGGAAGCGAAATCAGCGCCGACGTGAT